From Candidatus Poribacteria bacterium, a single genomic window includes:
- a CDS encoding prepilin peptidase — protein MSGYEYLITSLALLGCSHASYTDLKEGKIYNICTFALIYGGILVQIIYFLIGAISFSSALGVILAGGLISFLMYWLGTLAPGDAKLLWGISMMFPPALLHSSPGRIKYPPVVILMNTLFLFFWFALLYIFVKSSKEGRRKAFQMILSPKDLPRKLAQYVVNMFCFLAFTTCVYFAILYIFSVQLRGLPRLALVILLYYALNRLIQQHLPERRYIIYLLVFPPFLFLTLFATSVLPALLKSSLIVVGVYVLVNFFLRSFVLVLDSITLSRPVSIFDLKEGMILAERI, from the coding sequence ATGAGTGGGTATGAGTATCTGATAACTTCCCTCGCTTTACTGGGTTGCTCACATGCCTCATATACAGACCTGAAGGAGGGAAAGATATACAACATATGCACCTTCGCCCTCATATACGGGGGAATTCTCGTTCAGATCATCTATTTTCTCATAGGCGCTATCTCATTTTCCTCCGCCCTTGGTGTTATCCTTGCAGGGGGATTGATCTCATTCCTGATGTATTGGCTCGGCACCCTCGCGCCGGGGGATGCGAAACTGCTATGGGGTATTTCCATGATGTTTCCTCCAGCTCTCCTCCACTCGTCCCCGGGACGTATCAAATACCCACCCGTCGTGATCCTGATGAACACCCTGTTCCTCTTCTTCTGGTTCGCCCTCTTGTATATCTTCGTCAAAAGCTCGAAGGAGGGAAGACGGAAAGCATTCCAGATGATCCTCTCCCCCAAGGATCTTCCTCGAAAACTCGCTCAATACGTCGTCAATATGTTCTGTTTCTTAGCCTTCACGACATGTGTGTATTTCGCTATCCTCTACATCTTCTCCGTTCAGCTCAGAGGGTTACCTCGCCTGGCCCTCGTCATCCTCCTTTATTACGCCCTCAACAGGCTGATCCAACAGCATCTGCCTGAGAGGAGATATATCATCTACCTGCTCGTCTTCCCGCCTTTCCTGTTTTTGACCCTCTTCGCCACTTCCGTGCTTCCGGCGCTTTTGAAATCTTCCCTCATCGTCGTCGGAGTTTATGTGCTTGTGAACTTCTTTTTACGATCCTTCGTGTTGGTTCTGGACTCCATCACCCTTTCACGCCCGGTATCGATCTTTGATCTAAAAGAGGGAATGATCCTAGCCGAAAGGATAG